From the genome of Rhodothermales bacterium:
GCGCATGGAACGCATACAATTGTGCATACGCTTCGCCGAGGCCCGCATGCGCGTCGGCATATCGAGGATCCAGCCCGATGGCGCGCTTGAAGAGCTGGATGGCATAGTGGATGTTGTTCTTGGTCAGACGGTATAGAAAGTCCCGGGCTCTGAGGTTACAGTCGAAGGCCTCGGCGTCGGTCGTCGATCGCTTCTCAAGAACAACCTTTTCCGTAGGTGTCAGCTTGAGCATCAACGCGTCGACGATTTGCTTCGAGACTTGCTCCTGAATGTCGAAGACGTCCTCGATGGTGCCCTTGAACGACTCTGCCCACAACTGCGAGTCATTCTGCACATCAATGAGCTGCGCTGTAATCCGGAGCTTGTCCTGAAACTTCCGAACGCTCCCCTCGACGATGTACCGAACGCCCAGCTCGCGACCGATCGTCCTGACGTCTTTGCTGGTACCCTTGTACTGCATCGACGTCGTCCGCGACACCACCCGCATGTCCTGAAGGCGGGACAGATTCATGATCAGCTCTTCCGTAAGACCATCGCTGAAGTAGTCGCTGTCCGCGTCCGGACTGATGTTGTTGAACGGGACGACGACTATCGCCTTCTTCTTGACCGTCTGCTCGGTCGTTTCCATCTCTCGACGAGCCTGAACGAGCGCCTCCCGAAAGTCGTGCGCCGACTGCCACCGGAGGTCGGATTCCTTCTCAAGCGCCTTCATTACGATCGAGTCGACGGACACCGGAATCTTTCGGTCCAGGTCGCTTGGCGACAGAGGGTGTTCATTCACGATCGCGTATGCCCACGCTGCCTCATAGCCAGCCTTGAACGGCAGTTCACCGGTAAGCATTTCATACAGGACCACACCGAGCGACCAGATATCCGCCCGGTGGTCGACATCGTGGCCCTGGGTCTGCTCGGGCGACATGTATGCTGCCGTGCCGAGCGTCGTGCCCTTGCTCGTGACGAGCCCGCTGCCCTTCACCTTGGCAAGTCCGAAGTCCATGATCTTCACCATGCCGCTCTCGGTCACCATGATATTGGCGCTCTTGATATCACGGTGAACGATGCCCTTCTCGTGGGCGGCGTGAAGTCCGTCGGCGATTTCCTTCGCGAAATCCAGAGCCTGACCCAGCGCCATCGAACCCGAGTCGACCTTCTGCTTCAACTCTGCCCCGTCTATGAACTCCATGACGATGAAGACCTCATCGTCGACCTCCTCGATTGCATGGATTGTGGAGATGTTCGGGTGACTGAGAGCTGCAGCCGCTCGGGCCTCAATCTTAAAGCGATCACGCTCCTCACTGACAGAGGCTATCTGCCGTGGAAGGAACTTGATGGCGACATGCCTGGAGAGCCGGGTATCCATCGCCTTGTAGACGATACCCATTCCCCCTTCACCAAGCTTTTCGAGAATCTCATAGTGCAGTATCTGTTTTCCAAGCATGTCGGTTGATTCAAAAGGCAAAATTATCGGACCGTAGGTAGACTCTGAATGTAACGAATTCGTGACCGAGAGCCACGAGAAGAACATCGTCCAGGCCGAAGCAGGCTTCCGGTCTGCCGGGCGTCGCACGACATCTGGCCGGCGCTGGCTTTGGATGCGCCCATCCGCCCATGGAATCACCCACTGTTTCGCAGGGCAATGGCATCCGTCGGATTGACGGGTGATTTCGGGCACTTCCTCGGGCGTGCCTGATACAATGAAGGAGAATGGGTTACTCACCCGATTCTTCGCTCCGATGCAGGTAATGTCGAAACTCGTACTGACGGTAGTCGCGACACTGATCGCGCTTCACGGGCTCCACGCCCAGGACACCGTCGCACAGGCGGTCAATCGCTCGTCGGCGGACTTCTCGACCTATCTTCCCATCATCGTCATCGATACTGAGGGACAGGCCATACCGGACGAGCCGAAGGTGCGGGCTCGCATGGGCATCGTGGACAACGGACCGGGGAACGTCAATTCGACCTCCGACGCATTCGGTTCTTACGATGGCTACATCGGTGTCGAACTGCGCGGTAGTAGCTCGCAGAGCTTCCCCAAGAAATCGTTCGCAATCGAGACGCGCGACGTGGACGGCAACGATATCGACGTTGCATTGCTGGGCTTTCCCGAGGAAGAAGACTGGGTACTTTACGCGCCGTATAGCGACAAATCGTTGATTCGCAACGTGCTCATCTTTGGGCTCTCCAACCGACTCGGTCGGTATGCAACTCGGACGCGCTTCGTCGAACTCGTGATCAACAATGACTATCGGGGGGTCTACGTGCTGATGGAGTCCGTCAAGCGCGACAGGAATCGCGTGGATATCTCTAAGCTTAATCCCGACGAGGTGGTTGGGGACAACTTGACTGGCGGCTACATCGTCAAGATCGACAAAGGCGGCGAGGGCTGGATCTCACCGTTTGCCCCGCGCGTCGGACTGAATCGACAGGTCAGGTATAGCTACCACTACCCAAAGACGTCCGAGATCGCATCTGAGCAGCAGGCCTACATCCAGGGTGTTGTGACGGCCTTTGAGGACTTGATGGCGAGCGACGATTGGGCCGATCCGAGTTACGGCTATTCCGCGCACATCGACGTAGATGCAGCGGTCGACTACTTCATCCTGCACGAACTCGCGAGGAACGTCGATGCGTACCGAATCAGTACGTACATGTACAAGGACAAGGACAAGGACAGTATCGGTGAAGGGAAGCTGGTATTTGGTCCGATCTGGGACTTCAATCTTAGCTTCGGAAACGTCGACTACTACAACGCCGGGAACTACATCGGCTTCCAGGTCGAGTCGGGCGTCCCGGACGCGGACGGCGCCCATCCGCCATTCTGGTGGAAGAAACTATGGGAAGATCCCGCCCTCAATCGAAAGGTGATCCAGAGATGGGAAACGCTGCGGCTGGGTCCGTTGCACAACGATTCTCTGATGCAGTTTATCGACGACATGGCCGGGGTCCTTGGTGAGCCGGCGGCACGCAACTTCGATCGTTGGCCCGTACTTGGTACGTACGTGTGGCCGAACGCCTTCATCGGCAACACGTTTTCCGAGGAGGTCGGTTTTCTTAAGGGTTGGCTGGTCGACCGTCTCTCGTGGATGGACGCGAACCTGCTGAGAGTGGTGACTGGTGTCGAACTTGCCGTGCCTCCAGCAGACGGGGGATATACACTGTCGTCCGTCTACCCGAATCCACTTCACAACAACCAGGGTTGGGTCACACTCGTCGTCGGTAGAGATCAGAGTGTTCGGGCAGACGTCTACGACGTACTCGGGCGACGCGTCCTTGCGGCTTTCGACGGAAAGCTTGTGGCGACCGAACAAAGGCAACTCCCGCTTGACACGCGGAGCCTCGGTTCAGGAGTCTACATTCTTCGCATCGCGGGGGACACGTTCGAAGCGGCGAGGCTGGCTGTAGTCGCAAGGTGAAGTCTCACGGCCGACGGGCTCCGCCGAAGTATGATGCCGCTGAATGTTGCCGCGGCGGGCGAGTCAGTACGGGTCCAGGTGATCTTCTAATGGCACCACCACAAGGCGGTCTCGCCACGACACATCTGTCGCGCCGACCGACGGGTTGCCGCGACACAACCATTCGGACTCGCCAGGCGCACTAGACCGCCAGCCCCTGCTCGTCCAGTCGCCGTACGAGCTCTGCGCCTCTCTCAGCCGTCAGCTCCACCATCGGTGGACGAACCTGTCGCCAGGCTTCGTCGCTCAGTCTCCGGG
Proteins encoded in this window:
- a CDS encoding T9SS type A sorting domain-containing protein, producing the protein MSKLVLTVVATLIALHGLHAQDTVAQAVNRSSADFSTYLPIIVIDTEGQAIPDEPKVRARMGIVDNGPGNVNSTSDAFGSYDGYIGVELRGSSSQSFPKKSFAIETRDVDGNDIDVALLGFPEEEDWVLYAPYSDKSLIRNVLIFGLSNRLGRYATRTRFVELVINNDYRGVYVLMESVKRDRNRVDISKLNPDEVVGDNLTGGYIVKIDKGGEGWISPFAPRVGLNRQVRYSYHYPKTSEIASEQQAYIQGVVTAFEDLMASDDWADPSYGYSAHIDVDAAVDYFILHELARNVDAYRISTYMYKDKDKDSIGEGKLVFGPIWDFNLSFGNVDYYNAGNYIGFQVESGVPDADGAHPPFWWKKLWEDPALNRKVIQRWETLRLGPLHNDSLMQFIDDMAGVLGEPAARNFDRWPVLGTYVWPNAFIGNTFSEEVGFLKGWLVDRLSWMDANLLRVVTGVELAVPPADGGYTLSSVYPNPLHNNQGWVTLVVGRDQSVRADVYDVLGRRVLAAFDGKLVATEQRQLPLDTRSLGSGVYILRIAGDTFEAARLAVVAR
- a CDS encoding protein kinase, which produces MLGKQILHYEILEKLGEGGMGIVYKAMDTRLSRHVAIKFLPRQIASVSEERDRFKIEARAAAALSHPNISTIHAIEEVDDEVFIVMEFIDGAELKQKVDSGSMALGQALDFAKEIADGLHAAHEKGIVHRDIKSANIMVTESGMVKIMDFGLAKVKGSGLVTSKGTTLGTAAYMSPEQTQGHDVDHRADIWSLGVVLYEMLTGELPFKAGYEAAWAYAIVNEHPLSPSDLDRKIPVSVDSIVMKALEKESDLRWQSAHDFREALVQARREMETTEQTVKKKAIVVVPFNNISPDADSDYFSDGLTEELIMNLSRLQDMRVVSRTTSMQYKGTSKDVRTIGRELGVRYIVEGSVRKFQDKLRITAQLIDVQNDSQLWAESFKGTIEDVFDIQEQVSKQIVDALMLKLTPTEKVVLEKRSTTDAEAFDCNLRARDFLYRLTKNNIHYAIQLFKRAIGLDPRYADAHAGLGEAYAQLYAFHARQVEWRDLAVESSLKALMYDSNSSEAYAALGTAYLYDKETHEEAVMAGKKAIELDPDNFIGYWVLGRIYHSTDRFEEAADLFNKVITLNPDFYTAYMDLRMAYEKLGDMARTEETLNRALEVFDRYLAQHPDDARARMIHAQNLVQVDRTDDAREEAAKAMDLNPTDPLVLYNAACFYSRIMEVEKAVAALNGAVSGGFQDLEWMKNDPDLENIRQEPGYLEVAAGRGG